Proteins from a single region of Blastocatellia bacterium:
- a CDS encoding amylo-alpha-1,6-glucosidase codes for MIHLDEEICTDLRASSTREWLETNGLGGFASSTIINLHTRRYHGMLIAATQPPVGRMVLVSKLEDTLIINGWRFELSTNQYHPGVIYPEGYHYLKQFRLDPFPVFTYVVDGIELEKSVFMVHGHNTTVVQYRLRRTERLTEADSSRMPPVFLEVRPLLACRDYHSTIRQNSALNPYVQTEPGLAIMTPYAGLPTLYIAHDAETIEATGYWYRAFQYRVDRERGFQDDEDLYNPFVLSFDMTHRAEAAIIVSTERVAANQAEAYRQAEIDRRRALVAAAPFDDELVRTLVAAADQFIVARGDGHTVIAGYHWFTDWGRDTMIALPGLTLVTGRADIAKNILLEFARYVDHGMLPNRFPDSGGAPEYNSVDAALWFFQAVHAWLKYTNDREFVKTTLYPVLTEIIAWHERGTRYQIRVDADGLLSLNDPTVQLTWMDAKVGDFVVTPRHGKPVEIQALWYNALRMMEHLAHEFGDIEAAIKYEAMANRAKKSFNQLFWNAEAGCLYDVVDGERRDASIRPNQLLAVSLPYSMLSREKSKAVVKVVERELLTPYGLRSLAISDPAYRGRYEGESHHRDLAYHRGTVWAWLMGPFVTAYVKAHRRTKRSRQWGARFFNGFRWHLYEAGVGQISEIFDGNAPHTPRGCIAQAWSVGELLRAIVEDVGKLILVKRARKRATPKPKARAAAHSAASSKAKSSKPAARAAAQSAATSKTKSSVNRSRARGVQVASDDAGEMRRIEHGRKPVPHSQGNRP; via the coding sequence ATGATCCATCTTGATGAAGAGATTTGCACCGATCTGAGAGCGTCGTCTACCCGCGAATGGCTAGAGACCAACGGACTGGGTGGATTCGCCTCATCAACCATCATCAACCTTCATACCCGGCGATACCACGGCATGCTGATAGCCGCGACTCAACCACCTGTCGGACGCATGGTGCTGGTTTCAAAGCTGGAAGATACGCTGATCATCAATGGATGGCGATTCGAGCTTTCCACCAATCAATATCATCCCGGCGTAATCTACCCGGAGGGCTACCACTACCTGAAGCAGTTTCGCCTTGATCCGTTCCCCGTATTCACCTACGTCGTTGATGGGATCGAGCTGGAAAAATCAGTCTTCATGGTGCACGGGCACAATACCACTGTTGTGCAATACCGGCTTCGTCGAACTGAGCGCCTGACGGAGGCTGACTCATCAAGAATGCCGCCTGTCTTCTTAGAAGTCCGTCCACTGCTGGCGTGCCGCGATTATCACAGCACGATTCGTCAAAATTCCGCATTGAATCCTTATGTTCAGACGGAGCCGGGGTTGGCCATCATGACGCCCTATGCCGGCCTGCCCACTCTCTACATCGCACACGACGCTGAGACGATTGAAGCGACCGGCTACTGGTATCGGGCGTTCCAATATCGCGTTGATAGAGAACGCGGCTTCCAGGACGATGAAGATTTGTATAACCCGTTCGTTCTCAGCTTTGATATGACGCATCGGGCGGAGGCGGCCATTATTGTCTCAACTGAACGTGTGGCCGCCAATCAGGCTGAGGCGTATCGTCAGGCCGAGATTGATCGGCGCCGGGCATTGGTCGCAGCGGCGCCTTTTGATGATGAGCTGGTTCGTACACTGGTGGCAGCCGCCGATCAATTCATTGTAGCGCGAGGTGATGGTCATACGGTGATTGCCGGCTACCACTGGTTTACCGATTGGGGCCGCGATACGATGATCGCGCTGCCCGGACTGACGCTGGTGACAGGTCGGGCAGACATCGCCAAAAACATATTGCTTGAATTTGCTCGGTATGTTGACCACGGCATGTTGCCAAACCGGTTCCCCGACAGTGGTGGAGCGCCTGAATACAACTCGGTAGATGCCGCTCTGTGGTTTTTTCAAGCTGTTCATGCTTGGCTCAAGTACACGAATGATCGCGAATTTGTGAAGACCACGCTTTATCCCGTGCTCACCGAGATCATCGCTTGGCACGAGCGCGGCACACGCTATCAGATTCGCGTTGATGCAGACGGGCTACTGTCACTCAATGATCCAACAGTGCAACTGACTTGGATGGATGCCAAAGTCGGCGATTTTGTGGTGACGCCCCGCCACGGAAAGCCCGTTGAAATCCAAGCGCTCTGGTACAACGCGCTCCGTATGATGGAGCATTTGGCGCACGAATTTGGCGACATTGAAGCGGCGATCAAATACGAAGCGATGGCCAACCGCGCCAAGAAAAGTTTTAATCAGCTTTTCTGGAATGCTGAAGCGGGATGTTTGTATGATGTTGTTGACGGCGAGCGTCGCGACGCGAGCATCCGACCCAACCAACTCCTGGCGGTGAGCCTGCCGTACTCGATGCTCTCGCGTGAAAAGAGCAAAGCAGTTGTCAAAGTGGTCGAACGTGAACTCTTGACTCCTTATGGCCTGCGGAGCCTGGCCATTAGCGATCCTGCATATCGCGGACGCTACGAAGGCGAGTCTCACCACCGCGATCTGGCTTATCATCGAGGAACCGTTTGGGCCTGGTTGATGGGACCGTTCGTCACCGCTTACGTCAAAGCTCACCGTAGGACCAAGAGAAGCCGCCAATGGGGCGCTCGGTTTTTCAACGGTTTTCGCTGGCACCTGTACGAAGCGGGCGTTGGGCAGATTTCGGAAATCTTCGATGGCAATGCCCCACACACGCCGCGCGGCTGCATTGCACAAGCATGGAGCGTCGGTGAACTGTTGCGGGCGATAGTGGAGGATGTAGGCAAACTAATATTGGTCAAGCGAGCTCGTAAACGAGCTACACCGAAGCCGAAGGCTCGCGCAGCAGCTCATTCAGCAGCCAGTTCAAAGGCGAAATCATCCAAGCCAGCCGCTCGCGCAGCAGCTCAATCAGCAGCCACTTCAAAGACCAAGTCATCGGTTAACCGCTCGCGTGCTAGAGGTGTTCAAGTCGCCAGTGACGACGCAGGAGAAATGAGGAGAATAGAGCACGGGCGGAAGCCTGTGCCGCATTCTCAAGGGAATCGCCCATGA
- the pgl gene encoding 6-phosphogluconolactonase: MTSINREIRIVQNATQLARVAAAAFATLAEQTVAAKGSFSVALAGGSTPKAMFALLADASEKFRARVPWSHIHFFWSDERHVPPDHAESNYRMAAETLLSRVPVPPEHIHRIRSERADASQAAQEYELELRDFFKLEAGQWPRFDLALLGMGADGHTASLFPGTTALHEQARLAVAVWVQMLQTYRITLTPPVFNHAARVIFMVSGQEKAETLRRVLEGEYQPERWPSQLIAPQQGHLLWLIDQAAARLLSPHLRSAFASDSLSCAGQ; this comes from the coding sequence ATGACCTCAATCAACCGTGAAATCCGCATTGTCCAGAATGCAACGCAACTCGCTCGCGTAGCCGCAGCGGCATTTGCCACGCTGGCCGAACAAACGGTGGCCGCGAAAGGGTCGTTCAGCGTTGCGCTGGCCGGCGGTTCAACGCCGAAAGCGATGTTCGCGTTGCTGGCTGATGCATCCGAAAAGTTTCGCGCGCGTGTGCCCTGGAGCCACATTCATTTCTTTTGGAGCGACGAACGCCACGTTCCGCCTGATCATGCGGAGAGCAACTACCGCATGGCCGCTGAAACGCTCCTATCGCGTGTGCCCGTCCCACCGGAACATATCCACCGCATTCGTAGCGAACGAGCGGATGCCAGCCAAGCTGCTCAAGAGTATGAACTGGAGCTGCGCGACTTCTTCAAGCTTGAGGCCGGACAATGGCCGCGCTTCGACCTGGCGTTACTCGGCATGGGCGCTGACGGGCATACAGCCTCGCTCTTTCCCGGCACGACGGCGCTTCATGAGCAGGCGCGGTTGGCTGTGGCCGTCTGGGTTCAAATGCTACAAACGTATCGCATCACGCTCACGCCACCGGTCTTCAATCATGCAGCGCGCGTGATTTTTATGGTCAGCGGCCAGGAAAAAGCCGAAACGCTTCGTCGTGTGCTGGAAGGGGAATATCAACCGGAGCGTTGGCCCTCTCAATTGATTGCGCCTCAGCAGGGTCATTTGCTATGGCTCATAGATCAAGCGGCTGCCAGGCTGCTTTCGCCACATTTGCGTTCGGCATTCGCAAGTGACTCACTGAGCTGCGCCGGTCAGTAA
- a CDS encoding glucokinase, which yields MILAGDIGGTHTRLALCELTQGRPRLTAVEIYQSSQYETLSAIISEFLRDKRHRIDAACFGIAGPVRQGRSELSNLNWTVEAIQLSLQIGVEKVELINDLEANAYGLALLAPDDLRTLQQGEAEAGGHAALIAAGTGLGEAGLYWDGADYRPLPSEGGHVDFAPRNQLEVELVLYLMERFDHVSYERVLSGPGLINIYKFLRDTGRGDEPAWLIEPVNSGNAAAISQAAMEGRCPLCAQALDLFVSIYGAEAGNLALKFLATGGVYVGGGIAPKIIGKLQDGTFLNAFTAKGRLTPLMQMIPVRVILNDRTALLGAARRAAMLIQKPDDELA from the coding sequence ATGATCCTAGCCGGTGACATTGGCGGCACTCATACCAGACTCGCGTTGTGCGAATTGACGCAGGGTCGTCCCAGATTGACGGCGGTGGAAATCTATCAGAGTAGCCAGTACGAAACGCTCAGCGCCATCATAAGCGAATTCCTACGAGATAAACGACATCGGATTGACGCAGCGTGTTTCGGCATCGCCGGGCCGGTTCGACAGGGACGTAGTGAATTATCCAACCTCAACTGGACGGTCGAGGCCATCCAACTGAGTCTACAGATCGGCGTGGAAAAGGTCGAGTTGATCAATGACCTGGAAGCAAATGCCTATGGCCTGGCGCTGCTTGCGCCTGATGACCTGCGGACGTTACAGCAAGGAGAGGCCGAAGCCGGCGGCCATGCCGCGTTGATCGCTGCCGGCACCGGCCTTGGCGAAGCCGGCCTCTACTGGGACGGCGCTGACTACCGGCCACTGCCCTCTGAAGGCGGTCATGTGGATTTTGCGCCGCGCAATCAACTGGAAGTTGAGTTAGTGCTCTACCTGATGGAACGATTTGACCACGTCAGCTACGAACGAGTGCTATCAGGACCGGGCTTGATCAACATTTACAAATTCCTACGTGACACGGGACGAGGCGATGAACCCGCCTGGTTGATCGAACCGGTTAACAGCGGCAATGCCGCCGCTATCTCGCAAGCCGCGATGGAAGGCCGTTGCCCGTTGTGCGCACAGGCGCTCGATCTTTTCGTCTCGATTTACGGCGCGGAAGCCGGCAACCTGGCTCTGAAGTTCTTGGCCACTGGCGGCGTCTACGTTGGTGGCGGCATCGCCCCGAAGATCATCGGGAAACTGCAAGACGGAACGTTCCTCAACGCCTTCACGGCGAAAGGACGGCTCACGCCGTTGATGCAAATGATTCCCGTTCGCGTCATTCTCAACGATCGGACGGCGTTGCTGGGCGCCGCTCGACGCGCAGCGATGCTAATTCAAAAACCTGATGACGAGCTGGCGTGA
- the zwf gene encoding glucose-6-phosphate dehydrogenase: MTDASDTYQQAQTADPCVMVIFGASGDLTRRKLLPALYNLAQHKLLANEFAIIGVARRAMSHEQFRAKMTAEIQQFATSPVDATLWDWFTQRLYYLAGDIQLPETYQQLKSLLAEVDQAHGTHGNYLYYLATAPEFFSTVIEQLGAAGLTHEETGWWRRVIIEKPFGYDLESARALNQAIGRVLQERQIYRIDHYLGKETVQNIMVFRFANGLFEPVWNRRYVDHVQITAAEDLGVGNRGGYYDTAGALRDMVPNHLFQLVTLTAMEPPISFEADAVRDEQVKILQAIQPLSPEDVLTNTVRGQYGSGIVAGEQVPAYRAEPDIAPQSTTETFVALKLHVDNWRWAGVPFYLRTGKRLAKRVTEITIQFKRAPFVLFRQTPVEKLTPNLLVLRIHPEETISLRFSAKVPGPLVRLDNVDMQFNYQDRFGTAASTGYERLLYDCMLGDATLFQRADMVEAGWRVITPIIDVWKALPPRSFPNYTAGTWGPKEADELLARDGRTWRVSL; the protein is encoded by the coding sequence ATGACCGACGCAAGTGACACGTATCAGCAGGCACAAACGGCCGACCCGTGCGTCATGGTCATCTTTGGCGCTTCCGGCGATCTGACCCGACGCAAACTCTTACCGGCGCTTTACAACCTGGCGCAACACAAGTTGCTGGCCAACGAATTCGCCATCATCGGCGTGGCGCGACGCGCGATGAGTCATGAGCAGTTTCGCGCAAAGATGACCGCCGAGATTCAGCAGTTTGCCACCAGTCCGGTTGACGCCACGCTGTGGGACTGGTTCACGCAACGCCTCTACTACTTGGCCGGCGACATTCAACTGCCGGAGACGTATCAACAGCTCAAGAGCCTGCTGGCCGAGGTGGATCAGGCGCATGGCACGCACGGCAACTATCTTTACTATCTGGCGACGGCTCCTGAATTCTTCTCCACTGTTATTGAACAATTGGGCGCTGCCGGCTTGACTCACGAAGAAACGGGTTGGTGGCGTCGCGTGATCATCGAAAAACCGTTCGGATACGACCTGGAGTCAGCCCGCGCTCTCAATCAAGCGATTGGCCGGGTGCTCCAGGAACGCCAGATTTACCGCATTGATCATTATCTGGGCAAAGAGACAGTGCAAAACATCATGGTCTTTCGTTTTGCCAATGGATTGTTTGAGCCGGTTTGGAACCGCCGCTATGTAGACCATGTTCAGATCACAGCCGCCGAAGATTTGGGCGTCGGCAATCGTGGCGGCTATTACGACACGGCCGGCGCGCTACGTGACATGGTGCCCAACCACCTGTTTCAATTGGTCACGCTCACGGCGATGGAGCCGCCCATCTCGTTTGAAGCCGACGCGGTGCGCGATGAACAGGTCAAGATTCTACAGGCGATCCAGCCGCTCTCACCAGAAGACGTGCTGACCAACACAGTGCGCGGCCAATATGGCAGTGGCATCGTTGCAGGAGAGCAGGTGCCAGCGTATCGCGCTGAACCGGACATCGCGCCGCAATCAACAACAGAAACGTTCGTCGCCTTGAAACTGCATGTGGATAATTGGCGCTGGGCCGGCGTGCCGTTCTATCTGCGAACCGGTAAGCGATTGGCCAAACGCGTCACTGAGATCACGATTCAATTCAAACGAGCGCCCTTTGTCTTATTCCGTCAAACGCCGGTGGAGAAGCTCACGCCGAATCTGCTGGTGCTGCGTATCCACCCAGAGGAAACGATCTCGTTGCGCTTCAGCGCCAAAGTGCCAGGACCACTGGTGCGGCTCGATAACGTGGATATGCAGTTCAACTATCAGGATCGCTTCGGCACGGCTGCCAGCACGGGGTACGAGCGATTACTCTATGATTGCATGCTCGGCGACGCCACTCTTTTTCAACGCGCTGACATGGTTGAAGCCGGCTGGCGGGTGATTACGCCGATCATTGATGTATGGAAGGCGTTACCACCGCGTAGCTTCCCCAACTATACCGCTGGCACATGGGGACCGAAAGAGGCAGACGAATTGTTAGCCCGCGATGGACGAACATGGCGAGTCAGTCTCTAA
- the gnd gene encoding decarboxylating 6-phosphogluconate dehydrogenase, with translation MQLGMVGLGRMGANMVRRLMRGGHQCVVFDRNLEHVNQLSSEGATGASSLDELVEALDRPRAVWIMVPAGEPTEQTVMALAERLSADDIIIDGGNSYFKDDVRRAKILREKGIRYIDVGTSGGVWGLERGYCLMIGGDPQVVQHLDPIFKTLAPGRGDIPRTPGRERTGGTAEEGYLHCGPNGAGHFVKMIHNGIEYGLMQAYAEGLDILKNAASDQLPEEIRYEFNLADIVELWRRGSVIGSWLLDLTAIALLEDPALSNYTGYVQDSGEGRWTIMAAIEQAVPADVLSASLYTRFRSRQEHTFAEKVLSAMRHQFGGHVERPTGA, from the coding sequence ATGCAACTTGGAATGGTCGGACTTGGCCGAATGGGAGCTAACATGGTGCGACGATTGATGCGTGGCGGGCATCAGTGCGTCGTATTTGATCGAAATCTTGAACACGTCAATCAGCTCAGCAGCGAAGGGGCGACCGGCGCTTCATCGCTCGATGAGCTGGTCGAGGCGCTGGACAGGCCGCGAGCCGTGTGGATCATGGTGCCGGCAGGCGAGCCGACGGAGCAAACCGTCATGGCGCTGGCCGAGCGGTTGAGCGCCGACGACATCATCATTGACGGAGGAAATTCCTATTTTAAGGACGATGTGCGACGAGCCAAAATCCTACGGGAAAAAGGCATCCGTTACATTGATGTCGGCACCAGCGGCGGCGTCTGGGGATTGGAGCGCGGCTATTGCCTGATGATTGGCGGTGATCCGCAGGTGGTGCAACACCTGGACCCGATCTTCAAAACGCTCGCCCCAGGTCGTGGCGACATTCCACGAACGCCCGGACGAGAACGCACTGGCGGCACGGCAGAAGAAGGTTATTTGCACTGCGGCCCCAACGGCGCTGGTCACTTCGTCAAGATGATCCACAACGGCATTGAGTACGGATTGATGCAAGCTTACGCCGAAGGCCTGGACATCTTGAAGAACGCTGCCTCTGATCAATTGCCCGAAGAGATCCGCTATGAGTTCAATCTGGCCGATATTGTCGAGCTATGGCGACGCGGCAGTGTGATCGGTTCATGGCTGCTGGACTTGACGGCCATCGCCCTGTTGGAAGACCCGGCGCTCTCCAACTATACAGGCTATGTGCAGGACTCGGGCGAAGGCCGCTGGACGATTATGGCCGCCATCGAGCAGGCCGTTCCGGCTGACGTGCTCTCGGCATCGTTGTACACACGCTTCCGTTCGCGGCAGGAACACACGTTTGCTGAGAAAGTCTTGTCAGCGATGCGCCATCAGTTCGGCGGGCATGTGGAGCGCCCCACAGGAGCATGA
- a CDS encoding bifunctional transaldolase/phosoglucose isomerase → MIPLKTSDDELLMQINATLAQWHASNNVQRLWSRDATLWTGADEASWLGWLEIVKEQLEQDEHLRAIADEIRQAGFSHALLLGMGGSSLCPEVLKTTFGTIDGFPELFVLDSTDPAQINTFERKVDLAHTLFIISSKSGTTLEPNILKQYFFERVKQVVGAQRVGQQFLAITDPGSALHRVAEADGFRHILFGVPSIGGRFSALSNFGMAPAAIMGINTQQLLRRAEMMVRACSPDRPAPENPGVVLGAILGVLANHGRNKVTIIASPAIRSLGAWLEQLLAESTGKAGRGLIPVDGEPIGQADVYGDDRLFIYVRLEAAPDATQDAAIDLLEAAGQPVVRLSMTEPMEIGQEFFRWEMATAVAGSIMGIHPFNQPDVEASKVETRNLTAAYEQAGSLPPETPILQEDGIKLFADEANAAALAQAAGHEQSLVGYLRAHLRRIGAGDYFALLAYIEMNEAHEHELQKMRRLVRDATRAATCLGFGPRFLHSTGQVYKGGPNTGVFLQITADDAVDLPVPGQAYTFGVVKAAQARGDFQVLAQRGRRLLRVHLSADTEAGLAMLREATAAATR, encoded by the coding sequence ATGATTCCATTGAAAACATCGGACGATGAGCTGCTGATGCAGATCAACGCCACGCTTGCCCAGTGGCACGCCAGTAACAACGTGCAGCGTCTCTGGTCGCGCGATGCAACACTGTGGACAGGCGCTGATGAAGCCAGTTGGCTGGGCTGGTTGGAGATTGTCAAGGAGCAGCTCGAGCAGGATGAGCATCTGAGGGCTATCGCTGACGAGATCAGGCAGGCTGGATTCTCACACGCGCTATTGCTCGGCATGGGCGGATCGAGCTTGTGCCCAGAGGTGTTGAAGACGACGTTTGGGACAATTGACGGTTTCCCCGAATTGTTTGTGCTCGATTCAACCGATCCAGCGCAGATCAACACATTCGAGCGGAAGGTGGACCTTGCTCACACGCTGTTCATCATATCGAGCAAATCAGGCACGACGCTCGAACCGAATATCTTGAAACAATACTTTTTCGAGCGCGTCAAACAAGTCGTCGGCGCCCAGCGGGTCGGCCAGCAATTCCTCGCCATCACCGATCCTGGCTCGGCGCTTCATCGCGTCGCTGAAGCCGACGGATTTCGTCACATCTTGTTCGGTGTGCCCAGTATCGGCGGTCGCTTCTCTGCCCTGTCCAATTTCGGCATGGCGCCGGCCGCCATCATGGGGATCAACACGCAGCAGTTGCTGCGTCGCGCTGAGATGATGGTGAGAGCCTGCTCGCCGGATAGACCGGCGCCAGAGAATCCCGGTGTTGTGTTAGGCGCGATTCTAGGCGTGCTGGCCAATCATGGGCGAAACAAAGTGACGATAATCGCCTCGCCGGCCATCCGAAGCCTTGGCGCGTGGCTGGAACAGTTGCTCGCTGAGTCCACAGGCAAAGCGGGTCGAGGACTGATTCCGGTGGACGGTGAACCGATCGGTCAGGCCGATGTGTACGGAGACGATCGTCTGTTCATCTACGTGCGTTTGGAAGCAGCGCCCGACGCCACACAGGATGCGGCGATTGATCTGCTCGAAGCAGCCGGCCAGCCTGTCGTCCGACTCTCGATGACTGAGCCGATGGAGATCGGCCAAGAATTTTTCCGCTGGGAAATGGCCACAGCGGTCGCTGGCTCGATCATGGGCATTCACCCGTTCAATCAACCTGATGTGGAAGCCAGCAAAGTCGAGACACGCAACCTGACGGCCGCTTACGAACAGGCTGGGTCGCTGCCGCCTGAAACGCCGATTCTACAAGAAGACGGGATCAAACTCTTCGCTGACGAAGCGAACGCTGCGGCGCTGGCTCAAGCGGCAGGCCATGAGCAATCACTGGTTGGTTACTTGCGCGCGCACCTGCGGCGAATCGGCGCGGGCGATTATTTCGCGCTGCTCGCTTATATCGAGATGAATGAGGCACACGAGCACGAACTTCAGAAGATGCGCCGATTGGTGCGCGACGCCACACGCGCGGCCACCTGCCTGGGCTTCGGCCCGCGGTTCTTGCACTCTACGGGTCAAGTCTACAAAGGGGGACCCAATACCGGCGTATTTTTGCAGATCACAGCCGACGATGCTGTTGACTTGCCTGTGCCCGGTCAGGCGTACACATTTGGCGTGGTGAAGGCGGCGCAAGCGCGCGGCGACTTTCAGGTCTTAGCTCAACGAGGTCGGCGCCTGTTGCGCGTCCACTTGAGCGCAGACACCGAGGCTGGCCTGGCCATGTTGCGTGAGGCCACTGCCGCTGCAACACGCTAG
- a CDS encoding glucosidase: MNHEQRRLAESRQRVKHWKRWGPYLSERQWGTVREDYSPDGSAWDFFPHEHARSRTYRWGEDGIGGISDRHQRICFALALWNGNDPFLKERLFGLTGPQGNHGEDVKEYYFYLDSTPTHSYMKFLYKYPQAAFPYQRLIEENQRRSKHELEFELLDTGVFNEDRYFDIFVEYAKADVEDILVQIEVINRGPEAAHLDLLPTIWFRNTWSFGLEAQRPQLRQGAATNTANVIELDHHVYGRRWLYCDGLPALLFTENETNKQRFGWGQNETPYVKDSINDYIVHGAQEAVNPDRVGTKAAAHYPLLIGPGQRVSRRLRFTNVALDNEAFADFEQTLAERRREADEFYRGIIPEQLSDDAKNVMRQAFGGLLWSKQFYYYDIHRWLNGDPGQPLPPPQRLKGRNHEWTHLYNDDVISMPDKWEYPWYAVWDLAFHCVALALVDPDLAKEQLILMLREWYMHPNGQIPAYEWALGDVNPPVHAWAAWRVYKIEKKRSGHADRRFLERVFHKLLLNFTWWVNRKDAEGKNVFQGGFLGLDNIGVFDRSKPLPTGGHLEQSDATSWMGMYCLNMLAIAMELAKEDPAYEDVASKFFEHFVYICRAMNNIAGEGIRLWDEQDGFFYDVLHLKDGANFPLKVRSMVGLIPLFAVETLDADQLERLPGFLRRMEWFINNRPEFGEYVESEMRDGRCTRRFLSLVNRQRLRSVLRYMLDENEFLSPYGIRALSRFHKDHPYVLNVNGAEYRVDYEPAESSTGLFGGNSNWRGPVWMPVNYLIIESLQKFHYFLGDDYTVEFPTGSGRMLNLWEIAAELSRRVTHIFLRGADGRRPVYGGTEKFQHDPHWRDLILFYEYFHGDNGAGIGASHQTGWTALVAKLLQQSGE, translated from the coding sequence ATGAATCATGAACAGCGCCGATTAGCCGAGTCACGTCAGCGCGTCAAACACTGGAAACGATGGGGACCTTATTTAAGCGAGCGGCAGTGGGGCACAGTCCGTGAAGACTATAGCCCGGATGGCTCAGCGTGGGACTTCTTCCCTCATGAGCATGCGCGCTCGCGAACGTATCGCTGGGGCGAAGATGGTATCGGCGGCATCTCAGATCGTCACCAGCGTATCTGTTTCGCGCTGGCTCTTTGGAATGGTAACGACCCATTCCTGAAAGAGCGCCTGTTCGGACTGACCGGCCCGCAGGGCAACCACGGCGAGGATGTCAAAGAGTATTACTTCTATCTGGATTCCACGCCGACGCATTCATACATGAAATTTCTCTACAAGTATCCACAAGCGGCATTCCCATATCAGCGGTTGATCGAGGAGAATCAACGGCGCAGCAAGCATGAGCTTGAATTTGAATTGCTCGACACAGGTGTTTTTAATGAGGACCGCTATTTCGACATCTTTGTGGAATACGCTAAAGCTGATGTTGAAGACATTCTCGTGCAGATTGAGGTCATCAATCGCGGGCCAGAAGCGGCGCACCTGGACCTGCTGCCGACGATCTGGTTCCGCAATACATGGTCATTTGGGCTGGAAGCACAACGGCCACAGTTGCGTCAAGGCGCTGCCACCAATACTGCCAACGTGATTGAACTCGACCATCATGTGTATGGTCGCCGCTGGTTATACTGCGATGGGCTGCCCGCGTTGCTGTTCACGGAAAATGAAACGAACAAGCAACGATTCGGGTGGGGCCAGAATGAAACGCCGTATGTCAAAGACAGCATCAATGATTACATCGTGCACGGCGCGCAAGAGGCTGTGAATCCTGACCGGGTCGGCACGAAAGCCGCAGCGCATTATCCTCTGCTGATCGGCCCCGGCCAGCGTGTAAGCAGACGACTCCGATTCACCAACGTGGCGCTGGATAACGAGGCGTTCGCCGATTTTGAGCAGACGCTGGCCGAGCGCCGGCGCGAAGCGGATGAGTTTTACCGAGGCATCATTCCAGAGCAGCTTTCTGATGATGCCAAGAACGTCATGCGTCAGGCATTTGGTGGATTGCTCTGGAGCAAGCAATTTTATTATTACGACATCCATCGCTGGCTCAACGGCGATCCCGGCCAACCGCTGCCGCCGCCGCAACGCCTAAAAGGACGCAATCATGAGTGGACGCACCTGTACAACGACGACGTGATCTCCATGCCCGACAAATGGGAATATCCCTGGTATGCCGTCTGGGACCTGGCGTTTCATTGCGTAGCGTTGGCGCTCGTTGATCCCGATCTTGCCAAAGAACAACTCATCTTGATGCTGCGTGAGTGGTACATGCACCCGAACGGTCAGATTCCCGCCTACGAGTGGGCGCTGGGCGACGTCAATCCACCGGTGCACGCGTGGGCGGCGTGGCGCGTCTACAAAATCGAAAAGAAGCGCAGCGGCCATGCCGATCGCCGATTCCTTGAGCGCGTCTTTCATAAGCTGCTGCTCAACTTCACGTGGTGGGTTAACCGAAAAGATGCGGAAGGCAAAAACGTCTTTCAGGGCGGCTTCCTTGGCCTGGATAACATCGGCGTCTTCGACCGGAGTAAGCCGTTGCCGACGGGCGGGCACCTGGAGCAGTCGGACGCCACAAGCTGGATGGGCATGTATTGCCTCAATATGCTGGCCATTGCTATGGAACTGGCCAAAGAAGACCCAGCCTATGAAGACGTGGCCAGCAAATTTTTCGAGCATTTCGTCTATATTTGCCGAGCAATGAACAACATTGCTGGTGAAGGCATCCGGCTGTGGGACGAACAGGACGGATTCTTCTATGACGTGTTGCACTTGAAGGATGGCGCCAACTTCCCGCTCAAAGTGCGTTCGATGGTTGGCTTGATTCCGCTGTTTGCCGTTGAGACGCTGGATGCCGATCAATTGGAGCGGCTGCCCGGCTTTCTTCGTCGCATGGAGTGGTTCATTAACAACCGCCCAGAGTTCGGCGAGTATGTCGAATCAGAGATGCGGGACGGGCGATGCACCCGTCGGTTTCTTTCATTGGTCAACCGTCAGCGATTGCGCAGTGTCTTGCGCTATATGCTGGATGAAAACGAATTCCTATCGCCTTACGGCATTCGCGCGCTCTCCCGCTTTCACAAAGACCACCCGTACGTGCTCAACGTGAACGGCGCGGAATACCGTGTTGATTACGAGCCGGCTGAATCGAGCACAGGCTTGTTTGGCGGCAACTCCAACTGGCGCGGCCCGGTGTGGATGCCGGTCAATTACTTGATCATCGAATCGCTGCAAAAATTCCACTACTTCCTCGGCGACGACTACACGGTTGAATTCCCTACTGGTTCTGGCCGGATGTTGAACCTGTGGGAGATTGCGGCTGAGCTGTCGCGCCGAGTGACACACATTTTTTTGCGAGGCGCCGACGGGCGACGACCGGTCTATGGCGGCACAGAGAAATTTCAACACGATCCGCATTGGCGCGACCTGATTCTGTTCTACGAATACTTCCATGGTGACAACGGCGCGGGCATCGGCGCCAGCCATCAAACCGGCTGGACCGCGCTGGTCGCTAAACTCCTACAACAAAGCGGCGAGTGA